In Thermus hydrothermalis, a single genomic region encodes these proteins:
- a CDS encoding CBS and ACT domain-containing protein translates to MLVKDVMRSPVVTVGPDATLEEAYRLLLERGIRHLPVVAEGRLLGIITDRDIRLATSHLNPKGPCPIGEKVAAVMTKKVVTAHPLDPVEEAARVMRERKIGSLPVLEDGALVGIVTGIDLLDALLELTGVTEPSGRLEVRLPDKVGELARLTGFLAGRGVNIHSLLSYPEDGDFVRAVVRVNTLETHLLAEGLRREGFEVLWPPKKPW, encoded by the coding sequence ATGCTGGTCAAGGACGTGATGCGTTCCCCCGTGGTCACGGTGGGGCCGGACGCCACGCTGGAAGAGGCCTACCGCCTCCTCCTGGAAAGGGGCATCCGGCACCTGCCCGTGGTGGCGGAGGGGAGGCTTCTTGGCATCATCACCGACCGGGACATCCGCCTGGCCACGAGCCACCTGAACCCCAAGGGCCCTTGCCCCATCGGCGAGAAGGTGGCGGCGGTGATGACCAAGAAGGTGGTCACCGCCCACCCCCTGGACCCCGTGGAGGAGGCGGCCCGGGTGATGCGGGAGAGGAAGATCGGCTCGCTGCCGGTTTTGGAGGACGGGGCCTTGGTGGGTATCGTCACGGGCATTGACCTGCTGGATGCCTTGCTTGAGCTCACCGGGGTCACGGAGCCTTCGGGGAGGCTGGAGGTCCGCTTGCCCGACAAGGTGGGGGAGCTGGCCCGCCTCACGGGGTTCTTGGCGGGCCGGGGGGTGAACATCCACTCCCTCCTCTCCTACCCGGAGGACGGGGATTTCGTGCGGGCGGTGGTGCGGGTGAACACCTTGGAAACCCACCTCTTGGCGGAGGGCCTGAGGCGGGAAGGCTTTGAGGTGCTCTGGCCCCCCAAGAAGCCATGGTGA